Genomic DNA from Paenibacillus donghaensis:
GTTGGCCGGTGCCGCGATGGCCTTCAGCTCAGTTTCCGTGGTGCTGAACGCGCTGCGTCTGCAGCGGGTGAAGCTGTAGGTTGTGGGAGCTGTAGGCTATTTGAAGCTATAAGGATGAGCGGTTGAACGGTAATCGGGTTGAACAGCCTAATAGCTCAACAGCTGAAAGTCGCACAATGCACAGTTGAATAGGGAAATAGTGAAATAGTGAAATAGTGAAATAGTGGAATGTATTTGAATAGTAACATAGTCAGGTATTATAGAACGTGAACTTAAGAATGTTACATACGGAGTTGCCAGGGAAGCCCTATGCATCAGGCTTTCTGGAAACTTCACTACCCCATTCTTAAGTTCATCTTATATAGCACATTTAAAGACACCCATGGGGTGTCTTTTTGTTTGGTGTCTTATTGCTGCGTAATCTTTCGTTTGCTGTCTCCTGTACACTAGCTCCATCTAGAGTATCTATGTGTAAAAGTACAACTAATTTAGCCGAATTGCCTACCCGCCGCTCCGTAGGGAGTTCATAAGTTCGAACGATTGATTTAGTTGCAAAACTGCATCTAATTAGCGGAATTTTTGTGTTTTAGAGGAATTAGATGCGAAAAGGAATCTAATTTGGCATTTTGAGCGTTATAGACCAGTAATTTTGCAAAGAACCTGACATCAAAGTAGTCAGGGAATATTTACAAAAAAAAGAGACTCCATTATCGTAGAAGTATACACACACCCACGAAAGGAGATCTCTTGGTTAATAAAGTAGCTGAAAAGGTGTTGTTATGTCAAGTCACCCAATGGTTAGATCGCAATGCTTCCTTGCTGCTCGGCGACCGTTATGCCAAAAAACTTCACTGGGGCAACACGGTGTTTCTCTTTTTAGAGGCCATATTTAGAGGACGAAAAGGGACTCAAGAAATTGCAGATCATGTAGAGAGTTCTACGTGGATGCAAGAATGCACCGGAATTCAATCCATTCACCAGTCGTCCCTGAACCGCAAGCTCGGCGAACTGCCCCCGGAGGTGCTCCGTGAGCTACACCTCTCTCGCCTGGAGCATCTGTTGGAACAGGAAGGACCGCCCCTGCCTAAAAAACTGAAAAAGTTGGGCCCCCTCGCAGCAGTCGATTCCACCAGCCTGACGCTGGGGCGGGTTCGCGGCCAATGGGCCTACCAGCAAACTGGAAAAAACGCCGTCAAGATGCATACCTGCTTGCACCTGACGGGCGAGCACTCGGCGATTCCCATGGCTCCGGTGCTTTCTACCGCGACGGTGGCCGATATGGACACCGATGTGCTAGCGGCATTGGTTGGGCAAACAGGGATTACGTATTTGTTCGACCGGGGGTATATTCACTACACTCAATATCTACAATGGCTCCAGGCAGGCATTCTGTTCGTCGCTCGCCTCAAGCAAAATAGCAAAGTGAAGGTGCTTAAAACGCGGAAGGTGAAGGCAGCGGGACTGGTGCTGGATGCGGATGTGGAGCTGACGTGTCCGAAGACGGGGAAAACCGGTGTATTTCGGCTCGTGGAGTACAAGTATACGGACAAGAAAAAGAAGGTTCACCTGGTTCGTGTTCTCACCAATCGCTGGGATATCACGGCTCTCGAAGTCGCACAGCTGTACCGCTACCGTTGGAAAGTAGAACTCTTTTTTAAATGTATGAAATCCAACTTACACCTGAAAAAAATCTATAGCAGCCGGAACCCGGAAGCCGTATGGAACCTGATCTACCTCTACCTGATTGCGTATGTGCTCTGCGAAGAGCTCCGTCTGTGTTATGCACCGAAGCAGCGAATCGGGCGGGTGCTAGCCGTGTTCCGCTTGTATATAAAAGGAACGTTGGCGGATTTCCTGAAGCATCTAAACCGACCGAAAGAGCGAACGAGCAAAGGGCGAAGGAACAAGGGAGGCAGACCAGCGACTCACCCGAAAGTGTTGAAGCCTAAGCCTATCCAATTTTAGTTAAGTTACAAGTGATGAACAACTGAAGCTAGACCAATCCAAAAAAATGAGGTGTGTGTAGGCTTAAGTGGAGGTGGCTTTTTTTTGCTTTTTTTGAGTAGACCCCAGACGCGTTCGCCTGGGGCCAGGGAAAGTGTACAAAATACGCCCCTCCCAAAACGTAACTTACAGTAAATAAGCCTACCACGCCTCCTCGTGTGATGTTCTTTGCAAAATTACTGGTTATAGACCTAGTTTACTCGAGATTAGTTGCAGATTCGCATTTATTCGACCGTTAGTGGGGG
This window encodes:
- a CDS encoding IS4 family transposase, with product MVNKVAEKVLLCQVTQWLDRNASLLLGDRYAKKLHWGNTVFLFLEAIFRGRKGTQEIADHVESSTWMQECTGIQSIHQSSLNRKLGELPPEVLRELHLSRLEHLLEQEGPPLPKKLKKLGPLAAVDSTSLTLGRVRGQWAYQQTGKNAVKMHTCLHLTGEHSAIPMAPVLSTATVADMDTDVLAALVGQTGITYLFDRGYIHYTQYLQWLQAGILFVARLKQNSKVKVLKTRKVKAAGLVLDADVELTCPKTGKTGVFRLVEYKYTDKKKKVHLVRVLTNRWDITALEVAQLYRYRWKVELFFKCMKSNLHLKKIYSSRNPEAVWNLIYLYLIAYVLCEELRLCYAPKQRIGRVLAVFRLYIKGTLADFLKHLNRPKERTSKGRRNKGGRPATHPKVLKPKPIQF